The nucleotide sequence CGGCTGCCATAATCGGCTGAGAAAAAGATCAATGGGAGAGGCATCGCCAAATTTTAAATGGTCTGCATTTAGATGCAGGGCAATGGGAATATAGAGCTGATACTTTGCGCGCGTCATGGCAACATAGAGCTGGCGCATTTTCTCTGCATCGCTTTCTTCACAGAAATGATGATGCTCCGGGCAATCTTCAGCCAACGGAGTGAGGTAAAGCTGTCCTTCTTTTTCAACGGGAATGAGCTCTTCTTTAATACCGGTGCGATAAGCCAATCCCAAGGCAAAGACAATGTCAAACTCAAGCCCTTTACTAAAATGCAAAGTCAATATGCGCACACCATCTTTGGACGGATCTTGAAAGCGTTTAATGCGTTCATCTTCGTTTTCATTCCAAATTTGGAATTTATCCAAAAAGGGAATAAGGCCTTCAGGGCCATTCCATTCACGGTATTGGTAGTCGATAACCAAATCGGAAATTTGCTGCAGGTCATGATAAAACTCTAATCCTCCCTCACGGGCAAGCAAGCGCTCAAGCACCGTCAAACCACCCGTTTGCCAACGGCTCTTCAGCATTTCCTGAAAGAAAAAGGCAAATCCCTTGTCAAACAGGCATTGCCGTAGGTATTGAACGATGGCTAAGATGGATTCAAGTTGATCAAGCGCTTTCAGCTCTTCATGCGCCCATCCCAATAAAGGCGTGCCCAAGGCTGTTTTGATCGCTCCGCGGTCTTGCGGATGCAAAATGGCGCGCATAAGATCGATGAGGGCGGCCAAGGCGGGCGATTCAGCCAAACTAGTTCCACGCTGATTGAGATAGGGAATTTTTTGCGAGTCCAAATATTCGGCCAATCGCAGCGCCTGGTGGCGATCGCGCACCAAAACGGCAAATTGGCGGAAACCAAATTGCTTTTGCTGGCGCAGGCGATGAATTTCTTGAACGATAAAGGGAAAGAAAACCCGAGCTTCCATATCCGCCCATTTGACCCGCTTAAACGCACTCCCATCTCCAATAAAGAAGTGAACGGCCCCTTTTTCGTCTTGGAAGATTGCGTCTTTTCCTATCTGAGATGCTTGAACGGGTTGATAGGGAACATATAAATCTTTCTTTGGCAAGGGGATAAAATGCGGTAGATGTTCCGGCGCAAATAAAGCATTGAGCGCTTTGACCAACTGAGGTTGGGAACGGTAGTTGACATCCAAGGAAAAGCAATGGCTTTCTCCCAATGCCTGAGCCGCCGATAAGTATGTATAAATATCGGCTTGCCTAAAAGAATAAATCGATTGCTTGGGATCGCCGACAAGATAGAGATAGCCCGTCCAGGCATACTCTTGCGAAAGGAATAAGCGCCTGAAAATTTGCCACTGTACAGGGTCCGTATCTTGAAATTCGTCAATAATAGCGGCTTGGTAATTGGCTTGGACCTGCGTTAAAAAGTTGGGTTGATTTAGCGCCCATTCCATTTTGCGCAGAAGGTCATCGGGAGAAAGCTTCTCTTCTTCCCTTTGATAGCGGCGCAGTAGCTGCTGGCAATCGCGCGCCAGCCTGGCCAGCAGAACAGAAAAATCGCCGGCCGTTTGTACTAACGCTTCCAGATGCTGCTTTAGATGTTTGGTAAAATCTGGATAGGACAGCCCTGCCGGCGTTGCGGCTCGGCTTTTGAGCAGCTTGGGATCCAAGGCCAGTGTCCAAACAAGTCCATCGCTGATAAGCCTATCGAACTCCTCAACCGTCCAGTCTTCTTGATCGAAGAGGGCTGCAAAGCGCATAACTTTATCAAGCGTCTCTGCCTTCGTCTCTCCGCTTTTATAATTGCGATAGGCTTGGCTTTGCGCCCTGAAATCCTCGATCAAGTTTTCTGCCGTAGGATTGAACGCCTTTTTAAGCGCCTGCATCGCCTTGACAAACTGCAAATAAAGCTGCTTAAAAGACGGCATATCGGCAAATTCATAGCCACTTTGGATGGCCTTTAGCAGTTTTCTTTGGTCTGGATCCGCTTTTAAAACGATGTCCAGCTGAGCGGGGCTGTAGGATTCAATCCGTACTTCTGTCCGGAAAAAGTCCCGAATGACAGCCATCACTTCCGATTGGGGTAAAGGCTCTTCCCCATACATGGCATGAAATCCCATGTCGCTTTCAATGGCATATTGCCGAAGCATACGGGCGCAAAATGAATGAATGGTAAAAATTTGGGCTTGTTCAAAGGCAAATAACGCCTGCTGCAAGCGTTTTTTTGCACGCAAAACCGCCTCTTGCCCTTTTTCTAAAAAAGCTTTCAGATAATCAGGGATATTTTCTTCAACAGGAGTATCGCTCAACCAATCATTCAGGTGGGCAAGTGCTTGCTCAATATTGGCGCGTATGCGCAGTCTTAAGTCGCGTGTCGCTGCCCGGGTAAACGTAACCACCAAAATTTTGCTTAAGGGCAGCGGCTCTCCTCCTTGTTGGCTTTCAATCAACAGACGGACAACGATGTTTTGAATGGAAAATGTCTTCCCTGTCCCGGCCGAAGCTTCGAGAAGATAATGCTGGTGAAGGGCCAGCCGGCGATCAAGCACATTAAATTTTTTCATGATTCCTCAGAAACGCTAAGCTGCTTAGGAGGATACCAAAAACGGATTAAATCCCCCAATAGGGATTCGGCTTGGGCTTTCCAGTTATAAATAATTGTTTCCGCATGCGGCAAGCAGTCTTTATTGAGAATCCAGCGCAAGTCGGGGCTTTGATAACTGCCAAATGAGTCCGAAAAGAGCTGGCGCATCTTTTCTTGCAAACCGCCTGCATCTCCCTCCAAAATGAAAGGCACCCAATCGGGAAGCAAAGGAGAAAAGTTTTTAAGACAAAGTCCGTAGTAATTTACAAACTGCTTAAGATACGGTTCGGCCTCTTCAAAAAAAGCTTTTTTAGGCTGGGAAGTGTAGGTCAAGATCAGCTGTCGCTCAAGCCCGCCCGGATAAGCTTTAGCGGCATAGTCGTATAAAAGAAACTGCGGCCA is from Candidatus Protochlamydia phocaeensis and encodes:
- a CDS encoding UvrD-helicase domain-containing protein, producing the protein MKKFNVLDRRLALHQHYLLEASAGTGKTFSIQNIVVRLLIESQQGGEPLPLSKILVVTFTRAATRDLRLRIRANIEQALAHLNDWLSDTPVEENIPDYLKAFLEKGQEAVLRAKKRLQQALFAFEQAQIFTIHSFCARMLRQYAIESDMGFHAMYGEEPLPQSEVMAVIRDFFRTEVRIESYSPAQLDIVLKADPDQRKLLKAIQSGYEFADMPSFKQLYLQFVKAMQALKKAFNPTAENLIEDFRAQSQAYRNYKSGETKAETLDKVMRFAALFDQEDWTVEEFDRLISDGLVWTLALDPKLLKSRAATPAGLSYPDFTKHLKQHLEALVQTAGDFSVLLARLARDCQQLLRRYQREEEKLSPDDLLRKMEWALNQPNFLTQVQANYQAAIIDEFQDTDPVQWQIFRRLFLSQEYAWTGYLYLVGDPKQSIYSFRQADIYTYLSAAQALGESHCFSLDVNYRSQPQLVKALNALFAPEHLPHFIPLPKKDLYVPYQPVQASQIGKDAIFQDEKGAVHFFIGDGSAFKRVKWADMEARVFFPFIVQEIHRLRQQKQFGFRQFAVLVRDRHQALRLAEYLDSQKIPYLNQRGTSLAESPALAALIDLMRAILHPQDRGAIKTALGTPLLGWAHEELKALDQLESILAIVQYLRQCLFDKGFAFFFQEMLKSRWQTGGLTVLERLLAREGGLEFYHDLQQISDLVIDYQYREWNGPEGLIPFLDKFQIWNENEDERIKRFQDPSKDGVRILTLHFSKGLEFDIVFALGLAYRTGIKEELIPVEKEGQLYLTPLAEDCPEHHHFCEESDAEKMRQLYVAMTRAKYQLYIPIALHLNADHLKFGDASPIDLFLSRLWQPACAYQTLYERIKHYDGRVLIDFLETVGKTHHITYSLHQEITPEAPKKQQAFSAQLLAPRSLTVSSPSLFMTSFSSLSHPDAPHERSHQPAPHDFDHAVKHVHTLPASSDTGVVIHQILEKISFRDFRGLAHSQMALPLVRPFIQKTLFKEWEEALASLVFNTLKTDLKIDSSPFCLCDLEPWHYYREMPFLFPYEKSFPLEGVAYQEGLIKGIVDLIFMHQGSYYILDWKSNWLGSHDEAYQPDQLYAAMQEHNYFVQAKIYAEALKRYLKIVDPRPFETCFGGAIYLFLRGMQPGKQTGIYAFHPHRQIEQTRTEQASSLSLILDHVP